The DNA window aacatctacCCCTATGTTCGCATAagcatggatgatgtttctgttcggAGCCACCTTACCACTCTGGTTGAGGAGAGTCTCAAGGCGACGGGGGTTTGCGGCAAACTCTTAGATATTTTTGAGAAGGCTCCCCTCAACTCTTTGGGAATGACCTCGAGGGTCGAAGAGCTGGAAGGGAGGCTTCTTATGTTTCAAGAGcatgagagggagttgaaggaggaagTCACCAagttgaaggaggagagagataaCCTCcgggaaaaggaaagaaagttGCAAGCCCGATGCAACATGGAGATGGACTTGAGGAAAACAGCGCAGGCCAGCTATCAAAGTTTATTTGaagatcttgtgtctgtgaagaaTGATCTGCTGAATTCTCGGAAGGCCTAtaccgagttggaggactctattgctgaTGGCGCCGAGGAGGCTTGGAGGATTTTTAAGGAGCAGGTCGGAGTCATTGCTCCTGACTTGGACCTTTCTCCTTTAGATCCGGACAAAGTCGTCATTGATGGTGCTATTGTGGATCCTCCTGCTCCCGTAATCGTTTCCGAGTCAGaattgaagactcgggggcagaggattattgagtcCCCTCCTCGTCATAAGGACGCTTCGAGCTCTTCTATCGTTCCTCcgacttcctcttcatctcctatGAATGCCTCTCTTCCCGGTCCTGGTGGCGCTCTTCCTGACTCTGGTGGTGGTGATCCGTCTACTCCTCTGCAGAAATAACTTTatatggctatatgggggcccgACCTATGGGTCCCCCTTTTTTAAGCTCTTTATATCTGTTTGTTGGTGGTGACGTTTGTTGAACAATTTCTTTTGGCCTTTTAGGGCCGTAAACAAAACGTTTAAAAATACCCTTTCTTAATAAGggtttaaattaacaaaataaatacccttttttggataagggtttaagttacccTATGCGTGCATGCTTttctgattttaatttttcgaagTCCCCTTGATCTTTTTCTGAAAACCTTTCCTTTGACTTGTCTGTTTTTCTGAGCCTTTTTGTTTTGAGGACTTTAGGACAGCCTTTAAGCTTTTTCCTAGGTTTTTTCGAtctcttttttgttatttcttatactcaactttgttttattgagttcttatgacttaggttattttttgcgattcgttttcttttctactCGGTTTTTCCTTTCGACTTATGAGTCGGGATATCTCCGAGTTTCTCACGATCaacttttataacctctttacaccgacttgtacctcgtcgttttatcctgacgaccatctaggtcggttcatgggattttaacgttttgtcgagcttaagtcgacGCGTTATGTTGAAAGACTTAGAAAATAGAAAGGAgtttataagagatattgtaaatgaaaaaagatatttattgattggggaggtaccttcttgctactaagggtttttaatagcctattttcccttagcctctactatgatgcctcgttaaaaacccttctccagaaaaaaccctttgattttgggaaaaaatcatgaagttgggaaaagagtacatcagggagtagagttcgctttttaactgtagtaccttttcatattacaagcatgccacgaccttggaaACTCGGTGCCGTTCAGGTCGGtcactttataataaccttttcctaagaccTCATTGACTTtgtgaaggttgtggtaggcttagagaaggggggttgaatctatgccttcctttttagTTGCTGTTATTACCCTTTTGAAATAACtttgcagttttgattctgtttgaactcagcagtgGAATTTTataagacaatttatttttgtctcatgaatatcagaaaacagaacacagcagagaagagaaaagctaacaccagcaattatcctggttcggttgccttgtgctatgcaacctacatccagtctcctccacaactatggaagaatttcactatagttaacagtattacatacaccaataacacaggattgacccaatcctatcacactcaagttctaacctaacttgacattgggcatgctaatacctaactataccccttagtgctaacccaactaagaaagggatacctttCAGGTACAaaatacaagacacttaaccaacctaaagaaatcagaaaacaactctaggcttttctctcaagtgtttcactcagcctttttcaactcttggctttttctcaagctttctcacaatgccttttctctcaagaaattacagaaagataagcttagaaaagtacatcacaattagtaaaacatgaaggagattgatttCATCAACAGCCTTTGTGCTATGCAAAAAACAAGATTAGCAAGCCTCTGATTTagttcttcatactggcggaatgcacctttgaataggttacactgtccagttagttgaacttCTTCAAAAAGCTCTCTCAGAACAAACACCTCAAGTTCactggttatctctccttgCCTTAGAATGAACAACAAGCttctttttatctccttgcatgttccttggttcttcctccaaggtcaacatcttgagccttgagcttcaccaacccacaagCTCACTTTTTCTTCTCAATCATCAAAGTAGAACCTTTCCTTCTGACTTTTTcaacttgaccgaaagccatgaaGGAGTAACCGAAATTGTTTTCCAATGGTCAACCAAATCTGAGCCATAGATATGCAACTTGGTCCCGAAGAATCTCTTGTGACCGTGGATTTGTAGCAGTGAAGAACAGAgatcaaatttttctttgaatGCCATTTTTGGATAGAACAGAGAGTAGGGAAGAAATGAtgaagatctgatgcatgcaagatgagatggattacctttcttaagcttgatttggATTGGATTTTCTGCTTTAGCTTCTGTGTTTCAAGCTTagattttctctttcttgcttctttggttactGGCTTATGGAGgaagcttttcttctctttctctttcttactttactGAAGTCTTGATGTGACTTGATTAGAGAGGAGAGGAATGTTGCTTTGGTTGGAGCAAGATGATGggaaattgaaaacaatttcaagCTTGGATCGGATTCTTCTCTTTTTGGCCCGTGGTGCCTTGCTATGCTTCTATGGAACTTGTTTGATATGAATGACTTGGGCTTGTCTTTAATCACACTTTTCATTCAGCCCATTAGCTTTGTTTTGTTATTCATTCAACTTGGGCTGCCAAAATTGAATTATGGCCTGCaacataacataaataattagcaatgtatacttattaatttaacaactctaattatttattttgccaaaaataatgtttgtcatcattaattaattttgttaatttcttaactcaacactttgtatggtcccttccaattagcaGCGAGTTTTCCTTCCCCcaatttgttgactccaatgtcgtttctgatcaaGACCAAGTCATTCGGGGCGAaggttcttcgaatgacttttttgttgtaccttGTAGTCATCCTTCGTTTCAATgttgcttctcttatctgggcttcttctcggacttcggggagtaaatcgagctcctctttgtgccctTGTATGTTTCCGATCTCGTCATGGAGAATCACCCTTGGGCTTTGTTCATTGATTTCTATGGGTATCATTGCCTCTACGCCATAGACTAGTCGGAAGGGCGTTTCTCCAGTGGCGGATTGGGGCGTTGTCctgtaagcccatagcacttgtgggagctcctcagcccaggctccttttGCCTCTTGTAATCTTTTCTTtagccctgccagtatgactttgttggctgcctcggcttgtccattggatTGCGGGTGctccaccgaggtgaactggtgtttgattttcatactggctactaggCTTCTGAAGGTAGAATCagtgaattgggttccattgtctgtagtaatggaataaggtatcccatatcttgtgatgatatttttgtagaggaacctccgacttctttgagcagtgatggtggccaatggttctgcttctatccactttgtgaagtaatctattcccacgatcaggtatttgacttgtcctagtgcttggggaaaaggacctaacaaatccattccccattttgcaaagggccatggagaagtgatactgatgagctcctttggggagccacgtggaaatttgcgTGCATCTGACATGATtggcactttttcacaaattctgtggcgtCTTTCtacaaggtcggccagtagaatccagctcaGATCACTTTCCTGGCTAGTAACCTTACTCCGAGATGATTTCCACAGATTCCACTGTGGACTTCCTCTAACACCTCggtggttcttgaggtcggtacgcactttaacaatggcgttgatatcccccttctgtagagaatatttctcaccaaagtgtaatgttgtgcttccctccG is part of the Arachis duranensis cultivar V14167 chromosome 1, aradu.V14167.gnm2.J7QH, whole genome shotgun sequence genome and encodes:
- the LOC110274721 gene encoding uncharacterized protein LOC110274721 encodes the protein MADRSPEEGHVESDSEQENLDTGNNDADLTLHQGTNDQHMEDNGTQFTDSTFRSLVASMKIKHQFTSVEHPQSNGQAEAANKVILAGLKKRLQEAKGAWAEELPQVLWAYRTTPQSATGETPFRLVYGVEAMIPIEINEQSPRAIIQFWQPKLNE